AAGCGAGGAACTGGGCCCGTTTGATGGTCCGTTCTCCGCTCACATCACCTATGCAAGAACATTACAGAGGATATTAtcaacgaaaatgaaaagttgtgaAGTTGACGATACTCGTTTGGGTCATTCTGTTTACAAAAGGCGACGGGCAGTCAGTttccaaattgaaaatatgaaataaaccCACCATTCATGTGATGTCACATGTTTTAAATTGCCGTTAGGTCATTTAGATCACCTCTTTTAATCTAAATATAATTTAACGACCAGCGAAAGTGATCATTAATCGAATAAACCCAGATCATGTTGATGTGAATTCTAGATTCTCACATTTTTCCGGTTACAACTCAGGATTTGGACTTCGGAAAACAGATTAAGGATCTTTTTGGTGTCGTGTAAAACTGAAAGATTCTCTGTCAGGACTCGTCTTTCGAAGATAGCAAGATACTAGCAGGCTTATAGAATGCTTGGTCAAGACATTTTGTACGATAATGCGTTTTTGGGAGTGAATATTGAGTCTGAATTTGTACCTGAATGTGTCATAGTTTCACCGCTGAAATTTGTCGAATCATGATATTACACCGTGCCTTTTTTGAAAGTTGGCGAGAGTCGCAGAAGACGAATTCAACTTACCTGTAGAATTTGGCTAGCCTCAAAGGCGGTCCCTGGCAACAGCATAACGGGACTGCTGACATGTCCACTTTCGACGCATATCATATTTGGAAATTCATCGTCACCAAAGTCAGGAATGTCTCGAGCCTTGTCCTGCCACGGATTCCAAACCACCGTGTCCGGGAAGTTGTATTTTTGAACTCTCATCTTCCTGCCGGAGACGACGTTGGTGATTATGTGTTCCGGCTGTGTGTTTTGGTAGATTCTATCCGTCCATTCGCAAATGGTAACGACATCCCTGCCTTCTTGGAATATTTGATTGTCCCTTGTCTGAAAATTACACATGTAATGTTAACGTgaatgcgaatgaaaatttcaggccTTTCTTCTCAAGCTTATAGCGATGGACATCGGTGGATATGTCAAACCTTGTCGATGAACGTGCATCCGTGCAGTCCAGTCACTTGACACCGCCTTACATCTGGGACCTTGAAGTACGTGTGGAGAAGTAAATTGAAGCTGAAGGTGTGCTCCTTGCTGGGATTGTAGACCCCGATGTTGAAGTGGAGCTCCTTTTCCCGCAGTATCAGCCTGTACGTAACCCTGAACGGATAGTTCCACATTGAGCGTGTGAACTCACTGTCCATTACTGAAAATATCGCTTCCATATCACCGCTTGGCAGACGTTCCGGTGACTTTTCAAGATTCCAACGAACGATCCTAGCGAATCCATGACCTGGACCGAACGTCCACGCTCCAAATTGGGCTGCGAATTTATACAAGATTAACAATTATTCACTGAGATTGGAAGGCATAATGTTAGAAACTGTTGGAAAAAACTGCTAGTTTGATGTTGCGAGGACAATGAAAGGAAACATTACAGACAAGTTTTATCAATCGgagatttgtttttcaaatgatgAGAAAATAGGATTCTCAGGAAATAGATGGTCATACAATTCGAAGCTGAATGAGTGTACCGAACACTGAAATGCTAACATAAAAACTTCACGGCAGAGACCTGGATTGTGAAAAAAGTCTTACGTGCGACAAATTGAAGCTACTGTAAAACGTATTCATGTTCCACTGTGCAAATGAAACTCGTAATTAACTTCGTGATCTCGTTATACAACGTTATGAGACGATTAATCTtgacaaaaaatcatttcaaaggACGTACAAACCATTAACATCAGGGActtccatccatccatccatccatcattgaaaataataattgtaacatGATTTTGGTAATATTATTGCGATGTTCAAGTTCAGTAattaaatttctaaaaatgtTGGGGATATCGAGTCCGCTGCAAACGTGATTATAAATCGTAAAAACatgataaatttatacttACGAAATACGAATGGAATCCCGCCTCTGATCGCCTTCTTCCCATCGAAAACAGCTTGCTtactgaaacaaaaataacgagAATTATCTCCTTTTTAGTCGTTCGAGCCTTGATTGTCATTAGCTAATTGGAATAGCTTTTGGATTGCAATTAATCACTAGAACGAGGGTGAGAGGTTTCGTCTTTTAATCGCAGAGCAAATCGCCCCGTCGAAGGCTGAGAGAAAATCTAAAGAAATCTAATTCTGAAAGAGATTACATAATCACGAATTCTGATCGAAATCTCTTTACATACAGCGAGCATCAAAGAAGCTCTGGTTCTCCGATCCTGACGCGATTTTATTCACTGCTTTCCCGCTGATCGTGAGACGGAACAGGTGGTGCTCGATGAAAACTTAATAATGGATTTTCTCGATCTTATGGGTTTTGTGGCCGCTTGTACTAGAGACTCTTCTTCACGCCTGAACGATCGGCTCCGCATTACTCCCCATTGCGCAAATTCCTTCATTGTCATCGCATCCGCTGCACGTGCCAGCAAAGTGTGAATACACCGAAAACATTGTTGCCTTTCGAGCAAATAACTCGATCTCAAGGAAACGGAAGACTAATCGATGAAGAGCGACTATCGTCAAAGTTTAAACAAGCGGCTTTGCCTCTCTTCCAAGGCTAGAGATTCCAAGGATCCATTATAGTCCATTAAGGAGCATTCTTATGTTTCAACTGCGACTTAGATTTGCTTTGAACATAACACACCAGCCCTAAAGTGTTAGCAAGGGCAAGTGGACTCGACTTTCCACTCTCAACGCTCTAAGGACCCTATGCGACAGGTTTGAATAATGATCCTTCCAGTGTCCATTCGCACTGTCCAATGTGCCATGCATCAACTTCCAGACGTTATCATCAGCTCGACCATCGGCGCTGTTGCAGCCTCGGGCAGAAATCTGAGTGTTTGTACCAGTGAAATAACATTGAAAAGAATGAGAAGTGAAGCATTTCACACGATCAGGTATTGAAGATGAGTTGAGATTGAAACTGATCGTGGAGTAGttcgtattatatacacgtcCAGAGAAACGGTGTAAAGAAGCCGATTTATAGAGAGGCAGGGTTGCATTGCCGATGGATGGGATAAATTATTCACGAATTTCGTCGGGGGATATTTGAAACCTGAGGAACTCACGTCGGGTTTCGGAGTTGGTATACCGATCGCAAATGATGGTTATAGCCTGTTCAAGCCTGTGCAAAGTGTAAGAGGAAGGGTAGAGTAGTTATACAGAGTGGAAGAGTGGACGGTGTGCATGTACGCACACGGAGGCATACACACACGCAGGAAGCTGCGGGGAGGAAAGGAGGcaagaagagaagaggagagaggagaggagaggagaggtgaCGAGGGGAACGAAGGGGCAGAGAAAGGGAGGCTGTGCCAGTggctgatgctgatgctgatgcCCAGCAAAAACCGTCTCTGCTGTCTGCCGAGCTTTTTGTGGGCGCCGCAGTTTCCAACCACCATCGACCAAGCCGGAGCTGAAGCCGGAGCTGGAGCCAGAGTCTGCAGCACCAGCAGCGTTAACCGGAGAATATTTCTTGGGAGTGCAGAGTGAAGAAACGAAATCTGTCCAGTTTAAAAGAAGGCCATTTCGTCATGCGGGAGTTTCGTCATAGCTGCAAGGTGTACGAATATGGTTGACCAATTTGTAGAACTTGCTTAGAATTATTCCGAGTTTTTTATTTACGCTTAAAATTTAGTATCTTCTCGGAGGTTAAAAATCGACCTTTCAAGTCGCCATGTTATAGCAAGAATAATCCTGAATGTTGTCGGATTATTCTCGATGATTCTCTTCAAGATGGAAAGGATTCTTTAAGGTTGAGATCGTCTTCGGACTCGGAACCGCTGAATATATCGATGATGAATTTACACTGGTCGGATCACGAAGTGAGGTGGAATAAAAAACGTTTAGTCATTCGTTGATACGAACGAAATGAAACCATGGGACGGTACCACAAAAATTCTACTAGATCAGCAGAGGTAGCCCCGATTACAAAAAGCCCCCATTTCGTTACTGTCACTTTTGTTAAACCTTTTTCGAGCTCATTTTCGGATGGAAAACTAACTAACGATGAGCAAACACACCCGGATAATCACCTAGGCTGTTTGGATTCTCTGATTTGAATGTGGGGGACGGCGTTGGTGGCGTTGGAAATATCGCTATTCGATGACGTTGTGAATGATGGGCATGCATGCTTTTCAAGTGTTCACAGTAAACTCCGGACTTTAAATGTACACATCACAGATTGTACACACTTATATCTGTATGAGAGGAAGCGTACTATTTTGATGGAGTTCGCTAATGCGAAATCGATATTTGGGGGACATACATCGGCCCACCATGGTCTCGGTCCGCAGATCACACGCGGGTTAGCCGCAGCCCTATACCATCATTTCCGATTGCTTTAGTTAGAAAACTTGTTCGAAATTCTAATTTTATGGCTCAGTGGTCAACTTTTCTCTATGCATCACTCGCGTTTACTcagcagaaattttttcgatttgcaACACTGACGACACCTTGTTCTGGGACttttcgaacttttttttattcgtgttcTTCGGATCTCGTATATCAGAAATTTAAGGCACATTGCATCATCCATGATTATTATAGACCGTTAGAgcaaatgtttcaattttagactctccaaatttgaaacagtgatGATTCCCATGCTtcattcggaatttgaaaCGCAACTGTAACAGGAATAGGAAGTGTTACGTTGAATGAtgatgaagttagtaacgtcgACACAACAAAAAGATGAAAGGAAAATCATTACGTTGTACCGTCAAAATGTTAATGCTGTATTATAGTTTACCATCTTCAAAAAATCATGAATCAAGTTCTctaaagaaacaaaacactATCGCAGTAACTTCACAGACATCATCGCCAGCACTTTAATTAACCCTAGTCCACTGTCTAATGAGCTAGCTGATTATGTCTAACACTGAAGAGTCAGTACATTTCAGTCCACTGCTCGGTCAGTGAGTTTCCTCAAAATCCTGTTACCGAAAGATCGATCGAATGGAATACAGAATCCAGTGGTAACATCAGCCGAAAGACTTCGGCATTTCAACCTATTTCGAAGTCTGTCTGAACTTTAAAAACGATTCACTTTATCTTCGGTATTGTACTACAAACGCCAAAACGCTGTTAGTTCACAGACATCCAGTATATCTGTTCCGGATATCAAAGATTAACCATTGAGTACCCGAGCAGTTGAAAATTAGATCACAGCACGATTCGGCAATATTGAATGTCTACGACAACAAGCCAGAGTGACAATGAAAATAGCTTCACATAATTTCTGACAGCAGATTACCGAATGTTGTTCACCAATGAATCAGAGGGATTGGGCATGCTGAACCTGAATCAGAATCCATGATTTCTGTGACGCAGACCGAGGAAAAATCGGTTTTCAGTTCCTGACACACCTTACTTACTTGCATCGTGAGACACTGTATGTAATCCGTGATTTCGGAAGTGAAGTTATACCAAACCCGTAGGATCAGTACCCTAATTGCTGTATGAAGAGAAATACCAGATTAAACCAAAGGGTGGAAATCCGATTTCCAGACTTtagcgaagaagaagaagaacggaCGGTGGTTTGCTCTCCCCTCCTCTCCTTCCCTCCATCTCATCTCGGTATAAATAGGTCTGGTTCTTGTTCTGCTTAGTTAAACAAAGTTCTGTGCTATAGCGTCGTTGGAGTCGGTGGTCGGGACGGGATGGATACGAGGGTGTGCTGCAGGTTTCGACGAACCTAACCTGACGCAGTCGCCGGCGTTCAAGCCTGGGGATAACGCAAAAACTCCTCTGCGGTCGTCGAGCTGCTCCGGGGTGCTTGCACCGGCTCTCAAGACCTTATGCATACATGTATTGTTTATACGCCCCGCTCCCTTAGCACGGTTCAACGCATAGGTGTATAAGTTGTACCAACACCCCAACGACGCCGATTATACAGTATCCTTGGGGTGTTCCTGAATTACCTCCACAAGTCGAGAATGGTTTCGCAGTTTTATTGGTCTATAAGTCGAACCGCACCTTTGAATCTGGTAAACTGTACCAACTGTATTATGAATTCTGTTTGACAGTAAATTTGAAAGGTATtccaaaatttcgaacaacGAATAAGAACTTCTACGAGCAACAGCAACTTGGCTCGAGTTAAGTTTTGGATAACAAAGGTTAGGacaatttttgtgaaaacaaaaaacgatccattttttcattaaaacacCTCAACATAGGTTGACAAATACTTTACCAATGTTTCGTTGTTCAAAATTTGACTCGTGTTACATTGTTGCTGCACGCAGGGGctcgatttttatctcatctGTTCAGGTATTCTGATCCTGGATTTAAACACTATGATATACGAATGTTACTAGATTTTTGATCGGTAGGTAGGTACTAATCGAAAGGAACTGATGTTTCGATACAATTAATCCTGCTAAAAGCAGACACAAAAGTAagaaataattgtgaaaacaGACGCGTGTCACAAAGTGTCAGTTTCTCGTACCTTCCTGCATGCGATACAGCTGCAATCACCTGCTGCAACATCGTAATCGTTGTCAGAGAGTCAACCGAGCCGCGGTTGAGGATATAACAATTCCTCAAGAATTCTTGCAGCATATAACGCAGCCCACGCGACCACTTATCAACTTACATTATACGATATAACGTTGTAAACTGACAAAGGGCCGCTAAATCAGCTCATATCACCGCCTTAACTCGTATCATAGCTTTCGTTGGATATTATTATGTACGGAAATTATATCGCTGCTCGGGACTGACTCGTTGTTTCTACAACGATAACGCATAAAAACGTCTGCTGTGCATTCGTGTGTGAATTGAACGATAATTGCATGTTGCCATTTCTGCGCCAATGTTGAACATTTGGCGAAATTCATTaatgtagaaaattgaacaattggtaaacgcgaagaaaaaaataaataaaaattgataccaGA
This region of Neodiprion fabricii isolate iyNeoFabr1 chromosome 7, iyNeoFabr1.1, whole genome shotgun sequence genomic DNA includes:
- the LOC124186646 gene encoding glucose-6-phosphate 1-epimerase; the encoded protein is MAAATSVVVLDRGNNTTCTINLHGATVVSWRVNNQEQLFVSKQAVFDGKKAIRGGIPFVFPQFGAWTFGPGHGFARIVRWNLEKSPERLPSGDMEAIFSVMDSEFTRSMWNYPFRVTYRLILREKELHFNIGVYNPSKEHTFSFNLLLHTYFKVPDVRRCQVTGLHGCTFIDKTRDNQIFQEGRDVVTICEWTDRIYQNTQPEHIITNVVSGRKMRVQKYNFPDTVVWNPWQDKARDIPDFGDDEFPNMICVESGHVSSPVMLLPGTAFEASQILQVM